In a genomic window of Roseiflexus castenholzii DSM 13941:
- a CDS encoding response regulator transcription factor has translation MEILVADDDLASVKLTSFLLEDAGYRVIKAYDAAGVLHAIEQRTPDLVLLDVGMPKVSGFDICRQIRRMSDVPIIFVTGSGQLQDRVTGLQIGGDDYLVKPFEPAELLARVEAVLRRRNSDMVNPVTRISQGPLTLDPIEHTVLFEDGRHVVLTPIEFRLLYYLMQNSGRVLSPDQILNKVWGYDYEGESNLVAVYVRRLRAKIESDGESPRHIITVRNLGYKFVA, from the coding sequence ATGGAAATCCTGGTCGCCGACGATGATCTGGCCAGTGTCAAACTGACGTCCTTTTTGCTCGAGGATGCCGGATACCGAGTCATCAAAGCCTACGACGCGGCAGGCGTGTTGCATGCGATCGAACAACGCACCCCCGATCTGGTGTTGCTCGATGTCGGGATGCCGAAGGTCAGCGGCTTCGATATCTGCCGCCAGATCCGTCGTATGTCGGACGTGCCGATTATTTTCGTCACCGGCAGCGGTCAGTTGCAGGATCGCGTCACCGGGCTGCAAATTGGCGGTGATGATTATCTGGTGAAACCCTTCGAACCGGCCGAGTTGCTGGCGCGCGTCGAAGCAGTGCTGCGGCGGCGCAATAGCGATATGGTCAACCCGGTGACGCGGATTTCACAGGGACCGCTGACGCTCGATCCGATCGAGCATACGGTTCTGTTTGAAGATGGCCGCCACGTCGTGCTCACTCCGATTGAATTTCGCCTGCTCTACTATCTGATGCAAAACTCAGGGCGCGTCCTGAGTCCTGACCAGATTCTCAACAAAGTATGGGGATACGACTACGAAGGCGAAAGTAATCTGGTCGCCGTCTACGTGCGCCGGCTGCGCGCGAAAATCGAATCCGATGGCGAATCGCCGCGCCATATTATCACCGTGCGCAATCTAGGCTACAAATTCGTCGCCTGA
- a CDS encoding LOG family protein, whose product MDDATRGRMRRNRRPTEDERLLARPRATTEFLSTDTWRVLRIMGEFVDGFETLADVGPAVTIFGSARVSADNPLYQTAVDVARTLGEAGFTIITGGGPGIMEAGNRGAREAGARSVGLNIELPFEQHLNPYVDTSVTFRYFFVRKMMLVKYAQAFVIFPGGFGTLDELFEALTLVQTGKVRNFPIILFGSAYWSGLLTWLRETVLPARNIAAADVDLLIVSDSVEEVRDLIVRSTYDAQWRAGTEAAAQEVTRRVLERRSDNP is encoded by the coding sequence ATGGATGATGCAACCAGAGGGCGAATGCGGCGCAACCGACGCCCAACCGAGGACGAGCGTTTGCTGGCGCGCCCCCGCGCCACTACCGAATTTCTCAGCACCGATACCTGGCGCGTGCTGCGTATTATGGGGGAGTTTGTCGATGGCTTCGAGACACTGGCGGATGTCGGTCCGGCAGTGACGATTTTCGGCTCGGCGCGAGTGAGCGCCGATAACCCGCTGTACCAGACCGCAGTCGATGTGGCGCGAACGCTCGGTGAAGCAGGTTTTACCATCATCACCGGCGGCGGACCGGGCATCATGGAGGCGGGGAATCGCGGCGCGCGCGAAGCCGGAGCGCGTTCGGTCGGTCTCAATATTGAACTTCCCTTTGAGCAGCACCTCAATCCGTATGTTGACACCTCGGTGACGTTTCGCTACTTCTTTGTGCGAAAGATGATGCTGGTCAAGTATGCGCAGGCGTTCGTCATCTTTCCCGGCGGCTTTGGGACGCTCGATGAACTCTTCGAGGCGCTGACCCTGGTGCAAACCGGAAAGGTGCGCAACTTTCCGATCATTCTGTTTGGCAGCGCCTACTGGAGCGGCTTGCTGACCTGGCTGCGCGAAACGGTATTGCCTGCGCGCAACATTGCTGCCGCCGACGTCGATCTCCTGATCGTCAGCGACTCGGTCGAAGAAGTGCGCGACTTGATCGTGCGATCAACATATGATGCGCAATGGCGCGCCGGAACTGAAGCGGCGGCGCAGGAGGTCACCCGCCGCGTCCTGGAGAGACGATCCGATAACCCCTAA
- a CDS encoding DinB family protein produces the protein MTDSDREARQMFALGSMGHVAYHLWAEQARREHRFNLARLFDALSAARLARAGQAFRRLNWVRSTAENVVSAFSGAVIGDIDADRITGVTPLARELLARAQRAVSEGRDLRAGELGDLFVCTTCGEICEGKLEGACRRCGTVPEAHRAFRAIEAMGTLGPHAIMAFLERTEEALRTLVAGLDDDFLARRLNDATPSLKELIGHLADMDAIFRQRAWLLLETNQPTLSPAHPPSLESAAMYRDQPIDAVLDAYHTTRAQTLSLLRGLTSAAWHREGYHEVYGVINLLHQANWLISHERAHLVEMAQIRHDLIATDRRYAETTVADIVVTASNEGE, from the coding sequence ATGACCGATTCGGATCGTGAAGCGCGCCAGATGTTCGCTCTCGGGAGCATGGGACATGTCGCATACCATTTATGGGCGGAACAGGCGCGGCGAGAGCATCGTTTCAATCTTGCCCGCTTGTTCGATGCGTTGAGCGCTGCGCGACTGGCGCGCGCCGGTCAGGCGTTTCGTCGTTTGAATTGGGTGCGCTCGACGGCTGAAAATGTCGTCAGCGCCTTTTCTGGCGCAGTCATTGGTGATATCGACGCTGATCGGATCACCGGCGTGACGCCGCTTGCGCGGGAGTTGCTGGCGCGGGCGCAGCGCGCCGTAAGTGAGGGACGCGATCTGCGCGCCGGGGAGCTTGGCGATCTGTTCGTCTGTACGACGTGTGGCGAGATCTGCGAAGGTAAACTCGAAGGCGCCTGCCGACGCTGTGGCACCGTTCCCGAAGCGCATCGGGCATTTCGGGCCATTGAAGCGATGGGTACGCTTGGTCCGCATGCGATTATGGCATTTCTGGAACGGACGGAAGAGGCGCTGCGCACCCTTGTGGCGGGTCTCGACGACGATTTCCTCGCGCGTCGCCTGAACGACGCCACGCCATCGCTTAAGGAGTTGATCGGTCATCTTGCCGATATGGACGCGATCTTTCGTCAGCGCGCCTGGTTGCTCCTCGAAACCAATCAGCCGACGCTTTCACCCGCACACCCGCCATCGCTCGAATCTGCGGCAATGTACCGCGACCAACCGATAGATGCTGTGCTCGATGCCTATCATACGACACGCGCGCAGACGTTGAGTCTGTTGCGTGGGTTGACCAGCGCCGCCTGGCATCGCGAAGGGTATCACGAGGTGTATGGGGTGATCAATCTGTTGCACCAGGCGAACTGGCTCATTTCGCACGAACGAGCGCATCTCGTCGAAATGGCGCAGATCCGTCACGACCTGATCGCAACTGATCGGCGCTACGCTGAGACGACGGTTGCGGACATTGTTGTGACCGCTTCGAACGAAGGCGAGTGA